One Gambusia affinis linkage group LG15, SWU_Gaff_1.0, whole genome shotgun sequence genomic window carries:
- the zmp:0000001268 gene encoding CYTL1 domain-containing protein, translated as MSILKKVLLLLSVVPMALSYPFFPPTCYSKALNMARELTQMAADLKIGYETGHCMAHMPELYLDIHNACVMYKMRDYISLVEDLRRRRCGYTREVRKLEVTLRQLFIVMGEKCHGDLVFTVYDCAALERPNNQY; from the exons ATGTCGATCTTGAAGAAGGTGTTGCTTCTTTTATCTGTGGTACCGATGGCACTGAGCTACCCTTTCTTCCCACCAACTTGCTACTCCAAGGCTCTCAACATGGCACGGGAGCTCACCCAGATGGCAGCTGACTTGAAGATTGGCTATGAAACC GGTCACTGTATGGCACACATGCCAGAACTCTACCTTGATATACAT AATGCCTGTGTGATGTACAAAATGAGGGACTACATCTCTCTGGTGGAAGACCTGAGACGGCGGCGCTGTGGTTACACCAGAGAAGTGAGGAAACTGGAAGTCACTCTGCGGCAACTCTTCATTGTCATGGGAGAGAAATGCCATGGG GACCTGGTGTTTACTGTCTATGACTGTGCTGCGCTGGAGCGTCCAAACAATCAATACTGA